One Azospirillum sp. TSA2s genomic region harbors:
- the rpmG gene encoding 50S ribosomal protein L33 — MAKQNTVLIKLVSTADTGFFYVKKKNPKKTTEKLSFRKYDPVARKHVEFKEAKIK; from the coding sequence ATGGCCAAGCAGAACACCGTCCTCATCAAGCTGGTGAGCACGGCAGACACCGGTTTCTTCTACGTCAAGAAGAAGAACCCGAAGAAGACCACCGAGAAGCTGTCGTTCCGCAAGTACGACCCGGTGGCGCGCAAGCACGTCGAGTTCAAGGAAGCCAAGATCAAGTAA